Genomic segment of Methanolobus mangrovi:
TGCTCTTAAACTGGCAATTGAAGATTACAGGCAAAAGAACAAATGACAATTAAAAAAGGTGACTTCTTATGAAAACAACATGTGAGATCATGGTTCAGCGGGTACTGCCTGCTATACGTGCAGAGCTTGCGAGATGTATGATCTGTGAGCATGGAAAAAACCAGCAGGAAGTTGCAGAGGTACTGGAGCTATCACGGGCAGCCGTGTCTCAGTATGTCAATGATAAACGTGGTGCAGAGGTTGATTTTTCAGAGGAGGCCCAGCAGGAGATAAAGAGATTTGCTGCCAGTCTTCTTGAGGGGATGAAGTCAAGGGAGCAGGTTGCTGGAATGTGCAATGTCTGCAAGTTCGTCCAGCGTTCCGGCTGGCTCAACAAAAATGAACCGTATGCCGGTTATTGTGT
This window contains:
- a CDS encoding transcriptional regulator, whose product is MKTTCEIMVQRVLPAIRAELARCMICEHGKNQQEVAEVLELSRAAVSQYVNDKRGAEVDFSEEAQQEIKRFAASLLEGMKSREQVAGMCNVCKFVQRSGWLNKNEPYAGYCVLCGDGEVH